The genomic DNA CTGGTGCAAAACAGAAGCGGCATTGTCCCACAGTTCCAACAGCTGACTGCGTTGCGAAGCTTCTGGAGATGTGCCTAATGTGCTGCCCAGTCCAGTAATAGAGAGGAAGCTGGTCATTGGGATCGAGATCAGAGATTGCTGAAGCTCCTCGATTGGGTCTGTGGGTTTGGCGCCAGATCTCAGTGCAGGTGGTAGTTCTGTCAGGAACTTCCCAAATCCCGCTCGAAGACGCGCCTGAAGTTCGTTGGtagaaggaggttggggtgaaTAAAGCGTTTGGTGTAAAGGTCCAATGACTTGGGCCAGCTTTGCTGCAGCGACCGAAAACTTGATGTCATTTTCGGCTGTCCTTTCAAGATCCGAGTCTGTCGTTCCGTCGGATTCCCGGTCTAACGTACGGAGACTGATCGGCAGTGGTAATGGGCAGTCGCTTTCCTCCAAGCGCAAACTGAACTGTGTTCCACTTCGTATCGAGTACTCCAAATTCAACCGCACGAAGCACCACCAGAGGCGCTTTCTGAGCTCGGCAAAATACGGCGTGACCTCCACGAAGAGTGCTGGGTCGCGATGAAGACCCATGCTGGTTGTGATATCCCTGATCAGCCCATGAAGCGGAAGCAAATCGTACATTTTGTCCGTCTCCGACGCCAAAATGCTCTTCATGACTGCTAGTAGCAGCAAAATCTGTACCACACCACAACATGGCTTTTGGAACTTTGGTGTATATATGCAATTCTCGACAGCCCTGgccaatctcctcccacgGTGCCTCTCTTGTTCGCTGCTCTGCATGGCGATGCTGACGGCTAGCAGGATTTTGCATATGTGCACCGGATGATCGAGGGAACCTGAATAAATGCGATCCAAATCCCTGTTAAAAGCTGGCTGGTCGAGGATTCCGTACAGGCGCCCATATGTCTGGAAGTATTTCGCGATCCACGCATCGCATTCCTGTCGTTCGGGTAATAGCGATCGAAGGCTGGTGCTGTCCCTTCCCACTGACGGTTCGGAGACATTGTTGTATGTCCTTAGCTGAGCTTTGAGCTCGGCAAATGCCTTGCGACTAGTGTGAAATTCAGGCGAGTGATCCAACATTGCCTTCAACACTGTCATCTCGTTACATGGAGCCAACCAATGGCTCAGACCCATCACGCGAGTCTTGAATGCAGTGCCCTTGTAGGCATTGCCTCTCGGTGCGCGAGCAACATTCTGCTTTTcggctggtgatggcgttgttggtgtgGACTCTGGTGTTTCCCCTCTTGATGAGCAGCTGTCTGGTGGcgtgtgtgtttgtgtcgGGCCCTCAGGGGATAGTTGTgctgatggtgagggagctgAGGACGATAAAGGAACGCGCAGTCTTGATCGCGATCTTGGAACGTCCTGGCGGTCTTTGGGAGTGCTGTAAATACACTCGGTGGCGATACCACGATGTTTGCATTGGCCACAGGGAGATTCGCGATCGCATCGTGTTTTTCGCGTCCGGCACTTCCCCATGTCAACATCCAATGTGATCCAGCTTTAGGCTTAGTAGGGACTCATCTTACCTGCCAGCAAGACACAGCTTCCCGAACTCTGGGTCGTTTCCTCCCTTTCAGCTGTTGCTCGATGAACGAGTCAGCGCTCATGTGGCTGAATGTTAAAGTCATGTCGAAGTGCCAACAGTCGGAACCTGCGAGCAAAATATGTTCTTGGACTTTCCCAAAATTGAAACCTCAGGGAGGAGAGATCAAGATCTTGATCCCACGCAGAAGGAGGACAGAAGTGAAGATAAATCCAAGCTCCGGGATGCGTCATCAGTCACTCGGGCAGGACCCATGCCGAACGAAATCGGGAGCGGAAGGGAGTTGAGGCAGTGACATTGAGAAGGCCAGCAGAAGCCGGATGAAAGCCAATGGCGGGAAGGGAATGTAGCGTCGGATTGACATCGGTCAATAGTGTCATTACCTCGAGTCCTTTTGCAGGAGGCAGTGCCTGCATGATTGCAttgggagaaggagcgaCCACGAGAGATGGCCGGAAAGTAACCccgcgccaccaccactaccaccaccatcagagGCCTGCCATGCATTGCAGACCATGCAGAAGCATCAAGACAGTTTCATGTGGCTGGAGGAATTTCTACTGCAATACCAGCATTATTAATCACGGCCCATACATTGGTGTCGGTTCTTTCAACAGTAGCCATCCCAAGCGCCCTTGGGAACACGACATTCCTCTCTGCATCTCCTCGGGCAGAAATGCAACGAAGCTTTCCTTTTGTTCCACTGCATAAACACAGCCCCTGataccacctcccctcaaaAGCTTGCGATTGGATCGATCAGATTAAGCTTTTCCCTGCTTTTCCCAACTTCCCACGGCAAAGTGCGGGGTCTGACCCGACCAGCTGGGCTCATGGAAAGGTGGTCCGGAAAGGCCCCCGCACGTGACCTTCCATGCGTAACTTCGTATGCACATGTAGGGCTGAGCCTCAGTGAAGCTGCAGCTCTTCAAGGGCGGTCAAGAAGCAAGTCGATATTGCGACTGCTGCCCCGACGTCGACGTCGGCGAACGACGGAATACTCATCGGATTTCTATTGGCATTGAGCATTCTAGAGCAAAACACGTCAACCGGCAAAGATGAGGCAGTGCAGAAAGGTCTGTAGACAGGTGACTTGAAGAAAATGGAAAAGTAACGTGCCATGGTATTGTTAATATCGTCATATATGGAGTGGTGTTACAAGCAGGGTCATCTCatgaaccctaaccctcaacATTGCCATGTCGCAAACACCCAACATGCAAggaaagacaaaagaaatcTACGGTTTATGTTTGATGTTGTACAAAGATTAACAAGTCGTGTCTATCGGATCAAACCGAAACCTCCTTCTTGCCACCGCATCTTGGAGTCATCCGGACATTGAGCCCAGTCTGAGCAACCATCCAATGGTTTTGCACCTTCCAGTCGCCCTCAAGCGTCATCTATCAGCAATGTTAGCATGCGGCTTGGTGTACTTTTTGGGAGAAGACTTACCCGATACCGCCAAAACAAAGTTGGAATCAGCTTGTAAATCTCCAAATATGAGATATTCTTCCCCAAGCACGTCCTCCGTCCAGCTCCAAACGTCAACAGAcacctctccatcttgacccttctctccctctcacacaaccacctctccgGCCTGAACTTGTCTGCATCTTCCCCAAAGACCTCCTTGCTGCGGTGAACAACCCAAGGATTCATTCCCACAACCGTCCCCCCCTCAAAGTGCACGCCGCAAAGCTCCACGCCACCTTtacccaccaccctctcaagCGGCAGCCCAATGACAGGATGTAACCTGCCCGCCTCCTTAACGCACGCATCCAAGTACGGGAGACTTTGAGACTCCTTCCATGTGACATTATCCGATAGTCGGCCCTCGCTATTCGCCTGTGAAAGTTCCTCCATCAGCTTACCAAGACAGTCCTGATGTTTGATCAGAAAGTAAATGACGGCTCTCATCATGATGGCAGTCGTATCGCCCCCAGCCAAGACATTCGATGTCGCCCAAGCAGTGACGAACCAGTCCAGGATATCCGggttcttctccttggcctccagAAAGCGAGACATGAAGTCCTTGGTATTATGGTACGTGGTTGTTTTCTCTACTTCGCTGATGTTTGATCTTTCATGCGCTCTGGCGAGAGCAAACGCCACAATGGGGGAGCTGCCTTCGGGAAGGAAGCGCGCGAGAGGGTTCTTGGCCAAGAGGTTGTCAAGCCAAGGGATCTGGCCAACCTTTTACACCGTTAGCGTTCAGGGAGGAGGGTCCAAGTTCCGGATATCACTTACCCATGAGGCGTACTTGAAGACCTTCTGAATACTGCCCATGATCCCGTCGACATCCTTTGCTTCATCAAGAAAACCAAGACGTTTGCTGAACGTGATCTCGCCCATCACGTCAAAGGCAAACCACTGAAGCCATGTCCCAAGATCCACTGTTTGCCCATCTTTGGCCAAAATTTCATCCAACTTCGTCAGAAAGAAACAAATAGTGGTGTCAACATGTGGCTCAAACTCGACTAGACTCGACATTGAGTATATATTGGCAATCGGTCTCTTCATCGCCCGGTGGAGGTCGTCATCCTGGGTGTTGAACAGCCCTTGGATCACCCTGCCGCATGACATGGGCTGCATAACCTTGTAGAAATCGGACTAGTGAAACACATCTGTCAGATCTGCCGTCTCTTCTGTGTTACAGCGTCGGAGTTACCTACCTTTTTGAGATTGACCCCAGTACCATAAATTTTTAGGACCTCTTCTGGGTCGTCAATACTGATGCAGTTCGGCCCGAGGCGTACAAGTCTACCAAATCGGTCGTGCAGCTGCATATGAACATGATGTGCTTCGCCAGACCATGCCCATCTGAGCCTGGGGAGATTCGATATGGATGCGAAGAAGGGTCCAGGAACTTTCCAATGTCTTGCCCAGGATCGATatgtcaacaccaccacatatATCGCCCCAAAGACCAATGCAGCAAGTTGAAGGATCATGGTGTTTATATGAAACAAAATCTTGAATGTACCACAAACGAAAACCTGCGTTATCAGGACTGCCGTGTGCTTGAAGACCATGCTCGGTTGGTCAATATTAAAGCATGCCGTGTACTGGTGCTCCGTCGATGCTATATTTCTTGTCTGGACTCGAGTCTTGGCGTTTCGTGGGGGGAATTGTTCTGCGGTCAGACCGACAAAATGCTAGCTGCTTTCCTGTCTGGGAAAATAAGACCCGGAGCTGAGTAGCTATGAGTGACTGTGCCGGTCCCATGTCACCTTTAAACATAGTGCACGGGAGTGGCAATGACAACTGCCAACATGCACCAAGCCACGCCGCCGCACCGTTAAAACCACGGGTCGTTCGTTAGCGCAATCCAGGTTACCGGTGCTGGACACACCGATGGGGTAACGAGTAAACATTGCGTGGGATCTAGACTCGGAATAGGAATCCTTCTGGAAATGTCCGGTCCTACCGAGCGGTGACGATGTCAATGACTGATGTTTTGGTTCGGACACTGGCAGAAGGCAGGTTTTGACATTGATACGAGCCCATCTTTGACAGCGTTGATGGTTATTTCCGTAGTTGATGTTAAAGTACAAATGTGGAGCAGGAAGGAAAGCTAGAGCCAAGGTCAGTAAGTGTCGTGGTGATTATATAAGAGCCGTGATACCAGTGCACTTTACCAAGATCTCTGTCAAACAAATACTGATTGTACTGCTGCTTCCTTTCATTTGTGACTATTGCCTGTCtttgaaccaccaccaagaaaatGACAGCCAACACTTTGCTTCTCTTTGGGGACCAAACAGGGGAGGTCCTACCTTCAATACAATCTCTCTCCAGAAATGCTTCATCAAATCAGACCTTGGCAACATTTCTGCGGAAGGCCACAGATAGACTCAGAAGTGCAGTACTTCAAGCCCCTGCTCACTATCGACGCTCCTTTCCAAATTTCACCTCTCTCTCCgagctcgccgccgccgtgtcGAAACAAGATCACGCATCCCCTGCCTTATATGCCGCACTTCTGTGTATCGCGCAAATTGGCGATGTCATCGTGTAAGATGTCCTGTCAAACAAGCCTAGCTCTTGAATGCTGACAGCTTAGATATCTCGAAAACAACCCAGGGCTCCTAGACGCTTCTAAGGACAGGCTTGCTATTGTCGGGTTATGTACTGGCCTTCTCCCTGCCGCGGTTGTCTCGTGCTCCAGAAACCTCACCGAAGTGATCGCACTTGCAGATGAAACTGTTCATCTTGCTTTCCAAGTCGGTCTTGCGGCATCGAAAAGGTCCCACGAGGTAGATCCATCCACTGGCAGCTGGGCTACTCTGGTCTCCCAGGTCGATATTTCTGCCGCTAGGGAAGCCATTGGCATCTTCAACCGCAACTCGATGCCCAGACACCAGGTATACATCAGTGCTGAGAGCCCAAACTCAGTGACGATTAGCGGCCCGCCTTCCGCTACCGAAGCTTTCTTCAGCTCCACCTCAATCTTCGGAAAATGCAAAAGAATTCCACTTCCCATTGCAGCGGCCTTTCACGCCGATAATCTTCGGCCCATTCAGCCCACAGTGCTTCTCCAGAATATGAACCCTTCTCTACACTCGAAACCTGTACATCATCCCTTTCTTCTGTCTCCTCATTCAGGCTTGCCTTATCAAGAGTCGTCATTTGGTAATGTtatggtggaggttgtgggcGACATCTTCCGGCATCCTATATTGTTCGACGCATGTACTCAAGGGCTTACCAAAATTCTCTCATCCCAACCGAACCTTCTGGCCTTTGGACCAGTTAGCTGTGAAAAGGCAATTCAGCAAGCCCTGCACGGCCATGGTATTAAATTGAAGACTCCCAGTAGTGCAACGACGCTGAACAACACTTCATCGATACCCAACGCCATAGCCATCATCGGCATGTCAGTCCGGCTTCCAGGAAGTGAGACACTAGAAGATTTCTGGCAAGCGCTTGAGGACGGCCGCAATCTCCACGAAAAGATTCGTCCTGATCGTTTCGATATCAACACCCATGTTGATCCTTCTGGCAAGGCCAAGAACACTAGCTTGACACCATATGGTGTGTTCATCGATCGACCTGGATACTTCGATACGAGACTGTTCAATATGTCTCCCCGTGAGGCTGCTCAAACAGACCCTCAGCAACGACTGCTCCTTCTGACCACGTACGAGGCTCTCGAGATGGCTGGGTACACTCCCAATGCAACGCCGTCTACCAATACCAAAAGGATCGGCTCCTTCATGGGCCAAACAGGTGACGACTATCGTGAGGTAAACGCGAGTCAGAACGTCGACACGTACTTCATCACTGGCAACATTCGCGCCTTCGGTCCAGGTAGACTGAACTATCATTTCGGTTGGGAAGGGCCGAGCTATTCCGTTGACACAGCGTGTTCATCCAGCGCAGCTAGTATCCAATTGGCCTGCTCTGCGCTGCTCAGTAGCGAGGTGGACATGgctgtgggtggtggtgctaaCCTGCTCACTGCATCCGATTTGTTTGCTGGGCTAAGTCGGGGGAGCTTCTTGTCAAAAACTGGAGGTTGCAAAACCTTTGATCATGATGCGGACGGCTATGTTCGCGCAGACGCAGTAGGTGTCATCGTACTGAAGAGGTTGGACGACGCATTGGCCGACAGAGACAACATCCTCGCGGTCCTTcgggcaacagcaaccaaccACTCCGCTGAAGCATCCTCCATCACTCATCCTCACGCCGAGACACAAGAGCGACTGTTCGATTCAGTCCTAAGCAAAGCCGGCATCGACCCTATCGAGATCGATTACGCAGAGCTCCACGGCACTGGTACCCAAGCAGGTGATGCAACCGAGAGCCGATCTGTGACCAATGTTCTTTCCCGTAACCGCCCGGCCGACAAACCCCTGTTCATCGGCACTGTTAAGCCCAATCTCGGCCACGGTGAGGCGGCCAGCGGTGTCACCTCTCTCATCAAAGCCATCTTGATGTTGAGTAAGAACATGATTCCGCCCCATATTGGAATAAAAGGCCGGATCAACGAGAAGCTACCACCGCTGGCTGACATGAACACCCGGATATCATTTGGTAAAACTCCATTCCGCCCTCGTCCTGGCGGTGATGGAAAGAGAAAgatcctcatcaacaacttcGACGCTGCCGGCGGAAATACCAGCATGGTCATCGAAGATCCTCCCATGTTACCAACAGAGGGTGTGGATCCCCGCAATCATCATGCCATTACCGTGTCTGGCAAGACGCCAAACTCCATCATGGGAAACAGCAAGCGTCTTCTTGAGCACTTAGACCAACATCCTGACGCTCGTCTAGAGGACATTGcctacaccaccactgcACGCCGGATGCATCATAATCTGCGCAATGCCCATGTTGCTTCTTCGATCAAGACTCTTCGGGACAGTCTGCAGCAAGCCATCACAAGAGAGACGTGGACAAAGGTCCCGGCCGCGCCCCCTCAAGTCGTGTTCCTCTTTACTGGCCAAGGTTCTGCGTATAGCGGCATGGCATCAAACTTGTTCAAGACCAGCGCACCGTTCCGCGAGCTTCTTCAAGGCAATGACGATATATGCGTCTCTCATGGCTTCGGATCTTTCCTGCCCCTTGTAGAGGACAAGAACTTCGACATGACGATGGCTTCGCCGGTTCAGGTGCAGTTGGCAATTGTGTCCATAGAGCTAGCCATGGCAGAATATTGGAAGTCTCTTGGGGTAATGCCGGCTGCCGTTGTTGGTCACAGCCTTGGGGAGTATCCTGCACTGTGCGTCGCTGGTGTCCTATCTCTCAGCGACTGCCTGTATCTTGTCGGGAAAAGGGCAGGTTTGATGGTATCCAATTGCTCGCCTGGTACGCACTCGATGCTGGCTGTTCAAGCAGACCAAGGTGACACGGAAGCACTCCTGAAGAGTGTCGATGACGATTCCGGTATCGAAATTGCATGTCGAAATGGGCCTACGTCAATCGTCGTCAGTGGAGGATTGAATCAGATACGGGAGTTGCAGGAGAAGGCTCTTACCAGGGGCCTGAAGACAACAATGCTCGAGGTACAGTATGCTTTCCATTCTTCTCAAATGGATGCCATTCTGGAAGACTTCTCGTCGGTTGCAAATCGAGTCAATTTCGCAGCACCAGCCATACCTGTTGCGTCGACAGTTCTGGGATCGATCGTCGAAGGTGCAGGAATCATCAGTGCCGAATATCTGCTCCGGGGCACTCGTGGCCCTGTGCAGTTCATGGACGCGGTAGAAGCGGTTAAAAGTCTGCAAAACT from Podospora pseudoanserina strain CBS 124.78 chromosome 2, whole genome shotgun sequence includes the following:
- a CDS encoding hypothetical protein (COG:L; antiSMASH:Cluster_3; EggNog:ENOG503PBDI): MTLTFSHMSADSFIEQQLKGRKRPRVREAVSCWQCRTRKTRCDRESPCGQCKHRGIATECIYSTPKDRQDVPRSRSRLRVPLSSSAPSPSAQLSPEGPTQTHTPPDSCSSRGETPESTPTTPSPAEKQNVARAPRGNAYKGTAFKTRVMGLSHWLAPCNEMTVLKAMLDHSPEFHTSRKAFAELKAQLRTYNNVSEPSVGRDSTSLRSLLPERQECDAWIAKYFQTYGRLYGILDQPAFNRDLDRIYSGSLDHPVHICKILLAVSIAMQSSEQERHRGRRLARAVENCIYTPKFQKPCCGVVQILLLLAVMKSILASETDKMYDLLPLHGLIRDITTSMGLHRDPALFVEVTPYFAELRKRLWWCFVRLNLEYSIRSGTQFSLRLEESDCPLPLPISLRTLDRESDGTTDSDLERTAENDIKFSVAAAKLAQVIGPLHQTLYSPQPPSTNELQARLRAGFGKFLTELPPALRSGAKPTDPIEELQQSLISIPMTSFLSITGLGSTLGTSPEASQRSQLLELWDNAASVLHQFRSLCQISSDMSNMACQLFWTDAARSAMASCWILGRLRQLDNIHILCHPQRTGCVFRELLTKSLVFLQDLWQTRYHLGVVAAKFNLLLAVSINVTSNLYADDVDTETFRQRLFDGAATAAQGLIANMQHGVQLRQQQQFSVPLITLDPPLLMSGSVEYPTWEVSDTGVGLLGGPDPLSRASTPLLGPDFLPFDYPTNMDFAGTMYTNNDFGFVMGTGGMFQDNMTLGLPPFVEQQGMVPLW
- a CDS encoding hypothetical protein (antiSMASH:Cluster_3; EggNog:ENOG503NZJ7; SMCOG1034:cytochrome P450; COG:Q), whose amino-acid sequence is MVFKHTAVLITQVFVCGTFKILFHINTMILQLAALVFGAIYVVVLTYRSWARHWKVPGPFFASISNLPRLRWAWSGEAHHVHMQLHDRFGRLVRLGPNCISIDDPEEVLKIYGTGVNLKKSDFYKVMQPMSCGRVIQGLFNTQDDDLHRAMKRPIANIYSMSSLVEFEPHVDTTICFFLTKLDEILAKDGQTVDLGTWLQWFAFDVMGEITFSKRLGFLDEAKDVDGIMGSIQKVFKYASWVGQIPWLDNLLAKNPLARFLPEGSSPIVAFALARAHERSNISEVEKTTTYHNTKDFMSRFLEAKEKNPDILDWFVTAWATSNVLAGGDTTAIMMRAVIYFLIKHQDCLGKLMEELSQANSEGRLSDNVTWKESQSLPYLDACVKEAGRLHPVIGLPLERVVGKGGVELCGVHFEGGTVVGMNPWVVHRSKEVFGEDADKFRPERWLCERERRVKMERCLLTFGAGRRTCLGKNISYLEIYKLIPTLFWRYRMTLEGDWKVQNHWMVAQTGLNVRMTPRCGGKKEVSV
- a CDS encoding Type I Iterative PKS (antiSMASH:Cluster_3; COG:I; SMCOG1022:Beta-ketoacyl synthase; EggNog:ENOG503NWH8), with the protein product MTANTLLLFGDQTGEVLPSIQSLSRNASSNQTLATFLRKATDRLRSAVLQAPAHYRRSFPNFTSLSELAAAVSKQDHASPALYAALLCIAQIGDVIVYLENNPGLLDASKDRLAIVGLCTGLLPAAVVSCSRNLTEVIALADETVHLAFQVGLAASKRSHEVDPSTGSWATLVSQVDISAAREAIGIFNRNSMPRHQVYISAESPNSVTISGPPSATEAFFSSTSIFGKCKRIPLPIAAAFHADNLRPIQPTVLLQNMNPSLHSKPVHHPFLLSPHSGLPYQESSFGNVMVEVVGDIFRHPILFDACTQGLTKILSSQPNLLAFGPVSCEKAIQQALHGHGIKLKTPSSATTLNNTSSIPNAIAIIGMSVRLPGSETLEDFWQALEDGRNLHEKIRPDRFDINTHVDPSGKAKNTSLTPYGVFIDRPGYFDTRLFNMSPREAAQTDPQQRLLLLTTYEALEMAGYTPNATPSTNTKRIGSFMGQTGDDYREVNASQNVDTYFITGNIRAFGPGRLNYHFGWEGPSYSVDTACSSSAASIQLACSALLSSEVDMAVGGGANLLTASDLFAGLSRGSFLSKTGGCKTFDHDADGYVRADAVGVIVLKRLDDALADRDNILAVLRATATNHSAEASSITHPHAETQERLFDSVLSKAGIDPIEIDYAELHGTGTQAGDATESRSVTNVLSRNRPADKPLFIGTVKPNLGHGEAASGVTSLIKAILMLSKNMIPPHIGIKGRINEKLPPLADMNTRISFGKTPFRPRPGGDGKRKILINNFDAAGGNTSMVIEDPPMLPTEGVDPRNHHAITVSGKTPNSIMGNSKRLLEHLDQHPDARLEDIAYTTTARRMHHNLRNAHVASSIKTLRDSLQQAITRETWTKVPAAPPQVVFLFTGQGSAYSGMASNLFKTSAPFRELLQGNDDICVSHGFGSFLPLVEDKNFDMTMASPVQVQLAIVSIELAMAEYWKSLGVMPAAVVGHSLGEYPALCVAGVLSLSDCLYLVGKRAGLMVSNCSPGTHSMLAVQADQGDTEALLKSVDDDSGIEIACRNGPTSIVVSGGLNQIRELQEKALTRGLKTTMLEVQYAFHSSQMDAILEDFSSVANRVNFAAPAIPVASTVLGSIVEGAGIISAEYLLRGTRGPVQFMDAVEAVKSLQNSPNQQTVWIETGPSPVCVGMVRSMAMEGAADQLLPSMKKGEDDWKMLTTSVAKAFAAGLNIDWREFHRPYELSLRLTALPHYAFDLKNYWIQYEGDWALRKGHADSLPRSPAAQDRLTKLPSTTLHRIESEVRDKAGISVIFASDASEPKLNTALRGHLVNGAGLCPSSIYADMAFTAASYILGDAGLNMSLDVRDMQVDKPLVIQPGDTKQIIRVFATKKIGSDQIEVTFASQDGSRNEHHATCSVVCGRGECWQHDWSKTAYLIKARIESLKESSNKGQTHRILRSMVYKLFAALVDYDTRYQGLQEVFMDSNLFEAAANVKFNTSDSDGTFNHSPYWIDGFSHLSGFVLNGGERTPADAVYISHGWHSMKIVGQLSAGKEYQSYVRMQDTSTRGVMEGDVYLFEGDVVVAVCQGLRFQRIQRSIFDHLLPPPDKPSTPSQPMPSLGAKRQSFNSHIPKIKVELVDDDIVSSDFDQVLQLVASEVGVDVEDLADDTVFADLGVDSLLSITITAKLGQLWGQAIPAGLFTEILTVAELRRYHLENIDNSEDDDRASSYGGSTCGNDIFSQPQSQACTPFTNTGLSVGTPVEDRAGAIRKIIAAELGMSIEEIDNDVPLADLGVDSLLSLSIMAAIKAQTGQIFPSSFLMEYPSLAAIEAALGPRRTLPAQQLFKALEKVQNNKSIPQSEAVLLQGSSSSREPALFLLPDGSGSASSYVRLPNLKLSGPVWGLDSPFLNNPEAFTIPLEELASSFAAEIRNKQAHGPYRLAGWSIGGTYAYEVALQLLSHGEVVESLTLIDAPCPASLPPLPIETISLLDKVGAFDGFKNKKKAGKTYMRETAHAHFAGSVKALERYKPAAMQNISTPLIRSVTVVWARDGVWDTVGPEVKARHIKALGKKNAARDWMLDTKSDFGPNGWEMLLPGAEIQCKVVEGDHFTIMKDSGVLKLGEVLQGTIIGPARS